The DNA region TAGGTTTAGCATCAACAGCTATTTGACCTTTATCCATAAAAAAAATACGATTAGCAACATTGCGTGCAAAACCCATTTCATGAGTGACTACAAGCATAGTTAAACCTTCTTTAGCAAGATCTTTTATAATGCTTAAAACCTCACCTATCATTTCAGGATCAAGTGCTGAAGTGGGCTCATCAAATAAAATCACATCAGGATTCATCATCAAGCTTCTTGCAATGGCAATGCGTTGTTTTTGCCCTCCAGAAAGTTTATGTGGCATGATATTTTCTTTATCGCTTAATCCTATTTTATTAAGCAGTGTTTTTGCTTTTTCTAGAGCTTGTTCTTGAGTTAAAATTCCTGTTTTAACAGGGGCTAAACATAAATTTTCTATAACGTTTTTATTGGCAAAAAGATTAAAATGTTGAAAAACCATACTTACTTTTTGCCTAATGGTATTAATATCGCTTTCTTTATTTAATATATTTTGATTATTGATTAAAATTTCTCCACTATGAGCTAATTCTAGACGATTAATACAACGTAAAAGCGTACTTTTTCCACCACCACTTGGACCTATAATGGCAATAACATCTCCTTTGGAAATAGTAGTATTGATATTGTTTAATACGTGTAAATCTCCATATTTTTTATTTAAATTTTTAATTTTAATCATTTTTATTCACCCTAAATTCAAGTTTTTTAGCAAAATAACTAAATATTTTAACGCTTACATAATAAACAAGTCCGGTAAAAATAATAGGCTTAGGATTATAAAGTATAGCTTGTAAACTTTGACTTTGCATAGTAATATCTACTACGCTAATAAATCCTACAACTGAAGTTTCTTTAAATAAAGAAATAAATTCATTAGCTAGTGCAGGTAAAATGTTTTTTGTTGCTTGAGGTAAAATAATTTCTTTCATAGAAGTTTTATAGTCAAGCCCCATGGCACGCGCAGCTTCCATTTGTCCTTTATCAACGCTATTAATCCCACTTCTTACAATTTCTGCAATATAAGCTGAACTATTAAGCCCTAAAGCAAGA from Campylobacter hepaticus includes:
- a CDS encoding amino acid ABC transporter ATP-binding protein, producing the protein MIKIKNLNKKYGDLHVLNNINTTISKGDVIAIIGPSGGGKSTLLRCINRLELAHSGEILINNQNILNKESDINTIRQKVSMVFQHFNLFANKNVIENLCLAPVKTGILTQEQALEKAKTLLNKIGLSDKENIMPHKLSGGQKQRIAIARSLMMNPDVILFDEPTSALDPEMIGEVLSIIKDLAKEGLTMLVVTHEMGFARNVANRIFFMDKGQIAVDAKPKEVFQNPSNERLKEFLNKVLNH
- a CDS encoding amino acid ABC transporter permease gives rise to the protein MNQKNIRIFVFFTIIILWGYFSFPIEILKIQNSNGTITYAFTQNAKAYLISYFITLLLTACAVIIGVLVGFSLAILRFSKFKILNFIIDEYIDIIRGTPVILQLMIFAFVIFTFIDNLYAAILALGLNSSAYIAEIVRSGINSVDKGQMEAARAMGLDYKTSMKEIILPQATKNILPALANEFISLFKETSVVGFISVVDITMQSQSLQAILYNPKPIIFTGLVYYVSVKIFSYFAKKLEFRVNKND